A DNA window from Hydrogenothermus marinus contains the following coding sequences:
- a CDS encoding ammonium transporter yields the protein MKLVPADNVWILVSTALVLLMSLPGLASFYAGLTKAKSMLNTFVMVFTAFCIVGLIWIVYGYSLTFGQDIGGFIGNLQYIFLNGINPSDPAPASENIYHYLFIFFQMTFAAITVALMTGAFVERMNFKAWLLVSALWGTFVYFPVAHWIWGGGWLSNIGTLDFAGGIVVHETSGLGALVGAILVGARKENIMRPSNLPLVAVGTGLLWFGWFGFNGGSALGINSQAISAAFSTTMAAIVGGITWMFSEWVLFKKPTTLGLLTGIIAGLATITPAAGFVDIFASLIIGFLGGIICFIAVVYVKGKFKYDDSLDVFGVHGVGGILGAFLLAIFAKESVGGINGLLFGNASQILPQIIGIVSVGIYTIIVSFIIFKIVDSIIGLRVSKEEEIMGIDEYTHGEKAYTDIV from the coding sequence ATGAAGCTTGTACCTGCAGATAATGTCTGGATTTTGGTATCTACTGCTTTAGTCTTACTTATGTCACTTCCAGGACTTGCATCATTTTATGCAGGATTAACAAAAGCAAAAAGTATGTTAAACACCTTTGTAATGGTATTTACTGCTTTTTGTATAGTAGGTTTAATATGGATAGTATATGGATATTCTTTAACTTTTGGACAAGACATAGGAGGATTTATTGGGAATTTACAGTATATATTTTTAAATGGAATAAATCCTTCTGATCCAGCACCTGCTTCAGAAAATATTTATCATTATTTATTTATTTTCTTTCAAATGACTTTTGCAGCTATTACTGTTGCATTAATGACAGGTGCATTTGTAGAAAGAATGAATTTTAAAGCTTGGCTTTTAGTATCAGCTTTATGGGGAACATTTGTTTATTTTCCTGTAGCTCACTGGATTTGGGGTGGTGGATGGTTATCTAATATTGGTACCTTAGATTTTGCAGGTGGTATAGTTGTTCATGAAACATCAGGTCTTGGTGCTTTAGTTGGAGCTATTTTAGTTGGTGCAAGAAAAGAAAATATTATGAGACCTTCTAATTTACCTTTAGTTGCTGTTGGAACAGGATTACTTTGGTTTGGATGGTTTGGATTTAATGGTGGCTCAGCCCTTGGAATAAATAGTCAGGCAATATCTGCAGCATTTAGTACAACTATGGCGGCAATTGTAGGTGGTATTACTTGGATGTTTTCAGAATGGGTATTATTTAAAAAACCTACTACTTTAGGACTTTTAACAGGAATTATTGCAGGTCTTGCTACAATAACTCCTGCAGCAGGATTTGTAGATATTTTTGCATCTTTAATTATAGGATTTTTAGGTGGTATTATATGTTTTATAGCTGTTGTTTATGTTAAAGGTAAATTTAAATATGATGATTCTCTTGATGTATTTGGTGTTCATGGTGTTGGTGGTATTCTTGGAGCATTTTTACTTGCAATATTTGCAAAAGAATCAGTAGGTGGTATTAATGGACTACTTTTTGGAAATGCTTCACAGATTTTACCTCAAATAATAGGTATAGTTTCTGTTGGAATTTATACAATAATTGTTTCTTTTATTATTTTTAAAATAGTTGATAGCATTATTGGTCTTAGAGTTTCTAAAGAAGAAGAAATAATGGGTATAGATGAATATACCCATGGAGAAAAAGCTTATACAGATATAGTGTAG
- a CDS encoding 5-formyltetrahydrofolate cyclo-ligase: MKKSIREKILEKRNKHRYAEEDSKRIIDKLINLPQLKKADTIMLYYPHKNEVNILPLFYKLSDKTFLFPKTTSEDILPVKVDSLDNFSKGRFGILEPQGELFNPKDIDIVIVPAVAFDETGHRIGYGKGYYDRFLKKTDALKIGVAYDFQVLDKFPTEHHDIPVDLIVTPTKIIKIKEELRDV, translated from the coding sequence ATGAAAAAAAGTATAAGAGAAAAAATACTTGAAAAAAGAAATAAGCACAGATATGCAGAGGAAGATTCCAAAAGAATAATTGATAAGCTTATTAATCTTCCTCAGTTAAAAAAAGCAGATACTATAATGCTTTATTACCCTCATAAAAATGAGGTAAATATACTCCCATTATTCTATAAACTTTCAGATAAAACATTTTTATTTCCTAAAACAACTTCTGAAGATATATTACCTGTTAAGGTAGATTCCTTAGATAATTTTTCAAAAGGTAGATTTGGAATCTTAGAACCACAAGGAGAGCTATTTAATCCAAAAGATATAGATATTGTTATTGTGCCAGCTGTAGCTTTTGATGAAACTGGACATCGTATAGGATATGGAAAGGGTTATTACGATAGATTTTTAAAAAAGACAGATGCATTAAAAATAGGAGTAGCTTATGATTTTCAGGTTTTAGATAAATTTCCTACTGAACATCATGATATACCTGTAGATTTAATTGTTACTCCTACCAAAATAATAAAAATAAAGGAGGAATTAAGAGATGTTTGA
- a CDS encoding TIGR00282 family metallophosphoesterase: MRFLLIGDIIGRTGRNALKHFLPSVIEEYKIDFIVANAENSAGGFGITEKVYNQLIQLNIDVLTSGNHIFDKKDAFKLLEEKENLLRPANYPPEVVGKGYNIFEKNGKKIAVINLMGRVFMGIPLDCPFRKFDEIYEEIKDKVDYIIVDFHGEATSEKNAFGYYVDGKADIVFGTHSHVATADEKMLPNGTIYITDIGMTGAYHSVIGMKIKEPIEKFLTGINQKYEVSKDGFLFQALFVDLEKKEFKRIKKEQY; encoded by the coding sequence ATGAGATTTTTATTAATTGGAGATATTATTGGAAGAACAGGAAGAAATGCTTTAAAACATTTTCTTCCTTCTGTTATTGAAGAATATAAAATAGATTTTATTGTTGCAAATGCAGAAAACTCTGCAGGTGGTTTTGGAATAACAGAAAAGGTTTATAATCAACTTATCCAGTTAAATATTGATGTTTTAACATCTGGTAATCATATTTTTGATAAAAAGGATGCTTTTAAGCTTTTAGAAGAAAAAGAAAATCTTTTAAGACCTGCTAATTATCCTCCGGAAGTTGTAGGAAAAGGTTATAACATTTTTGAAAAAAATGGGAAAAAGATAGCTGTTATAAATTTAATGGGTAGAGTTTTTATGGGAATTCCTTTAGACTGCCCATTTAGAAAATTTGATGAAATATATGAAGAAATAAAAGATAAAGTAGATTATATAATTGTAGATTTTCATGGGGAGGCAACTTCTGAGAAAAATGCTTTTGGATATTATGTAGATGGAAAAGCTGATATAGTTTTTGGTACTCATTCTCATGTTGCTACTGCAGATGAAAAAATGCTTCCAAATGGAACAATATATATTACAGATATTGGTATGACAGGTGCCTACCATTCTGTAATAGGAATGAAAATAAAAGAACCTATTGAAAAATTTTTAACAGGTATAAATCAAAAATATGAAGTTTCTAAAGATGGATTTTTATTCCAAGCTCTATTTGTAGATTTAGAAAAAAAAGAGTTCAAAAGAATAAAAAAAGAACAGTATTAG
- a CDS encoding helicase HerA domain-containing protein yields MKILKKEEILPKLEKIFVETEKDLKIVSAWIKGDILKHLLNLVKEDVNIQIIIRASSYEDLKITDPEVFKIIKEKKGKIYLNPNLHSKFIISDNKKAVIGSANITNSGLLIDGNIETAVYTSEESKIKELLNIFEDIKSVSYDFSKTVAFVASLDTTREGTALILDDIQEQTYVRIPLEDGNFFLGRIFDIKSINLAFSNIKEEDNIKDSKILNIFSNNEKDWIKSAVFALSKEGVRIKLAKFEILGEYEKERNLFKTPVRPVEAGLPIEVLEVEEKELKAILLKNHSGYDMKFPTYLGKLQGTDVKAYLDMDKVISMHMAVLGTTGSGKTTFVKKILKNFDKPAKIFIFDMYGEYYEELKESKNIKNIQLPNILFPLDVNDMKDILKEAGLTLRESSKDEKKLMAFFRRNLKPELDRTALREINLKDLIYKASDQIEDRFIKILLLDIVSFWERNYGKESIEYQPLAIKMLEESLKAKESIVIYNYKNIDIAETRINIAGLIMREILKLAKDKIEDRIIVLEEAHNFAPEKGTSEIPSGRENLAYINAKKIAMEGRKLRLGLIAITQRPANISKFILSQLNTQVIFKLITKNDLDAISIFFEQSKEDIFELLPFLKPGTAYIGGLAVPFSFLFQMEEIPYW; encoded by the coding sequence ATGAAAATATTAAAGAAAGAGGAAATACTTCCCAAGCTTGAAAAGATATTTGTAGAAACAGAGAAAGATTTAAAAATAGTTTCAGCATGGATCAAAGGAGATATATTAAAACATCTTCTTAATTTAGTAAAAGAAGATGTTAATATTCAGATTATAATAAGAGCATCATCCTATGAAGATTTAAAAATTACTGATCCAGAAGTTTTTAAAATAATAAAAGAAAAAAAAGGGAAAATATATCTAAATCCTAATTTACATTCAAAATTTATTATTTCTGACAATAAAAAAGCAGTTATTGGTTCTGCAAATATAACAAATTCAGGACTTTTAATAGATGGAAACATAGAAACTGCAGTTTATACGTCTGAAGAAAGTAAAATAAAAGAACTTTTAAATATATTTGAAGATATTAAATCAGTATCTTATGATTTTTCAAAAACGGTGGCATTTGTTGCAAGTCTTGATACAACAAGAGAAGGTACTGCTTTAATTTTAGATGACATTCAAGAACAAACCTATGTAAGAATACCTCTTGAAGATGGTAATTTTTTTCTTGGAAGAATTTTTGATATAAAAAGTATAAATTTAGCTTTTTCAAATATAAAAGAAGAAGACAATATAAAGGATAGTAAAATTTTAAATATTTTTTCTAATAATGAAAAAGATTGGATAAAATCAGCTGTTTTTGCTTTATCAAAAGAAGGAGTAAGAATAAAGCTAGCAAAATTTGAGATACTTGGAGAGTATGAAAAAGAAAGAAATCTTTTTAAAACACCTGTTAGACCTGTTGAAGCAGGACTACCTATTGAAGTTTTAGAAGTAGAAGAAAAAGAGCTGAAAGCAATTCTCTTAAAAAATCATTCAGGTTATGATATGAAATTCCCAACATATCTTGGGAAACTTCAAGGGACAGATGTTAAAGCTTATCTTGATATGGATAAAGTTATATCAATGCATATGGCAGTTCTTGGAACAACTGGTTCAGGAAAAACAACATTTGTAAAAAAAATACTTAAAAATTTCGACAAACCAGCAAAAATTTTCATCTTTGATATGTATGGTGAATACTATGAAGAACTAAAAGAATCAAAAAATATAAAAAATATTCAACTTCCAAATATACTTTTTCCATTAGATGTAAATGATATGAAAGATATTTTAAAAGAAGCTGGTTTAACTCTTAGAGAAAGCTCTAAGGATGAAAAAAAGTTAATGGCATTTTTTAGAAGAAACCTAAAACCTGAACTTGATAGAACAGCTCTAAGAGAGATAAATCTAAAAGATTTAATATATAAAGCTTCAGATCAGATAGAAGATAGATTTATAAAAATTTTATTATTGGACATTGTTTCCTTTTGGGAAAGAAATTATGGAAAAGAGTCTATTGAGTATCAGCCTTTAGCAATAAAAATGCTTGAAGAATCTTTAAAAGCTAAAGAAAGCATAGTTATATATAACTATAAAAATATAGATATAGCAGAAACAAGAATAAATATTGCAGGGCTTATAATGAGAGAAATTCTAAAACTTGCTAAAGATAAGATAGAAGATAGGATTATAGTTCTTGAAGAAGCTCATAATTTTGCACCTGAAAAAGGTACATCAGAAATTCCTTCTGGAAGGGAGAATCTTGCATATATAAATGCAAAAAAGATAGCAATGGAAGGTAGAAAGTTAAGACTAGGATTAATAGCAATAACCCAAAGACCTGCAAATATAAGTAAATTTATACTTTCCCAGTTAAATACCCAAGTAATATTTAAACTTATTACAAAAAATGATCTTGATGCTATATCTATATTTTTTGAACAATCAAAAGAGGATATATTTGAGCTTTTACCATTTTTAAAACCTGGGACTGCATATATAGGTGGACTTGCTGTTCCATTTAGCTTTTTATTCCAGATGGAAGAGATTCCTTACTGGTAA
- the gmhB gene encoding D-glycero-beta-D-manno-heptose 1,7-bisphosphate 7-phosphatase, with the protein MGEKAVFLDRDGVINEDKGYVHKVEDFYIYPEVFPALKKLQNAGYKLFIVTNQSGIAVGYYTEEDFKNVTKHMLNEFEKEGIKIEKVYYCPHHPEGIIPELTMKCDCRKPESGMIKQAIKEFNIDPSKSFLIGDKETDIKAAHKENIKAILVKTGQGLKYVNNTEADFIAENILDAVEQFILGNLENENIKERGNTSQA; encoded by the coding sequence ATGGGAGAAAAAGCAGTATTTTTAGATAGAGATGGAGTTATAAATGAAGATAAAGGATATGTTCATAAAGTAGAAGATTTTTATATTTATCCAGAAGTTTTTCCTGCTTTAAAAAAGCTTCAAAATGCTGGATATAAACTTTTTATAGTGACAAACCAATCAGGAATTGCTGTTGGTTATTATACAGAGGAAGATTTTAAAAATGTTACAAAACATATGTTAAATGAGTTTGAAAAAGAAGGTATAAAAATAGAGAAAGTTTATTACTGTCCCCATCACCCAGAAGGTATTATTCCAGAGCTTACAATGAAATGTGATTGTAGAAAGCCAGAAAGTGGAATGATAAAACAGGCTATAAAAGAGTTTAATATAGATCCATCTAAATCTTTTTTAATTGGTGATAAAGAAACAGATATAAAAGCGGCACATAAAGAAAACATAAAAGCTATACTTGTAAAAACAGGTCAAGGTTTAAAATATGTAAATAATACAGAGGCAGATTTTATAGCCGAAAATATACTTGATGCAGTGGAACAATTTATTTTAGGAAATTTAGAAAATGAAAATATTAAAGAAAGAGGAAATACTTCCCAAGCTTGA
- the rny gene encoding ribonuclease Y, which translates to MFEIIIGISGLAVGSAAGFIGCKTVYGKKLEEKVKEAENIIKRKEAIEQEAKKEAEREIENLKRQALQEAESIKREAEDLKRQQELIIEKEILKARKELENELKKEREELQALEKTLMAREAQLEKKLARVEHREEEIDKRWDEIQRLEKEIEETKKEIEEREAKIKEAEERFELELQRIASMTKEEAKQELLRKVEEEAKLEAAKLMKEIEDQARKEADKEAKWNLVTAIQRLAPEITTSYTVSVVDLPSNDLKGRIIGREGRNIRAFELETGVDLIIDDTPDIVTISSFDPLRREIAKISLERLIADGRIHPGRIEEVVSKVREEMEEHVRKLGEETCLELGFTDVNPELYYYIGKLNYRTSYTQNVLLHTKEVAYLAGMMAAELGLDEKAARRGGLMHDIGKAISHEVGGSHSKIGAELAKRYGEPDVVINAILYHHNDEPARYPEAVLVAAADALSAARPGARREALQSYINRLEKIEAIVNSFENVEKSFAIQAGREVRVIVNSEKLSDEEAYLLTKEIAKRIENEVDFPGQIKVTTIRESRFVEVAK; encoded by the coding sequence ATGTTTGAAATTATAATTGGAATATCAGGCCTTGCTGTTGGCTCAGCAGCAGGATTTATAGGATGTAAAACAGTTTATGGAAAAAAATTAGAAGAAAAAGTAAAGGAAGCAGAAAATATTATTAAAAGAAAAGAAGCTATTGAACAAGAAGCGAAAAAAGAAGCAGAAAGAGAAATAGAAAATCTTAAAAGACAAGCTTTACAAGAAGCAGAAAGTATAAAAAGAGAGGCAGAAGATTTAAAAAGACAGCAAGAGCTTATTATTGAAAAAGAAATTTTAAAAGCAAGAAAAGAGCTTGAGAATGAGCTAAAAAAAGAAAGAGAGGAACTTCAAGCTCTTGAAAAAACATTAATGGCGAGAGAAGCTCAACTTGAGAAAAAACTTGCAAGAGTAGAACATAGAGAAGAAGAGATAGATAAAAGATGGGACGAAATACAAAGGCTTGAAAAAGAGATAGAAGAAACAAAAAAAGAGATTGAAGAAAGAGAGGCTAAAATAAAAGAAGCAGAGGAAAGATTTGAACTTGAACTTCAAAGAATTGCATCTATGACAAAAGAAGAAGCAAAACAAGAGCTTTTAAGAAAAGTTGAAGAAGAAGCAAAATTAGAAGCTGCAAAACTTATGAAAGAAATAGAGGATCAAGCAAGAAAAGAAGCAGATAAGGAAGCTAAATGGAATTTAGTTACTGCAATACAAAGACTTGCACCTGAAATAACAACATCTTATACAGTTTCAGTAGTAGATTTACCAAGTAATGATTTAAAAGGTAGAATTATTGGAAGAGAAGGAAGAAATATCAGAGCTTTTGAGCTTGAAACAGGTGTTGATTTAATTATTGATGATACACCAGATATAGTTACTATATCTTCATTTGATCCATTAAGAAGAGAGATTGCAAAAATATCCTTAGAAAGACTTATTGCAGATGGAAGAATTCACCCAGGAAGAATAGAAGAAGTTGTATCTAAAGTTAGAGAAGAAATGGAAGAGCATGTTAGAAAACTGGGAGAAGAAACTTGTTTAGAACTTGGATTTACAGATGTAAATCCTGAACTTTATTACTATATTGGTAAATTAAACTATAGAACATCTTATACTCAAAATGTTCTCCTTCATACTAAAGAAGTGGCTTATCTTGCAGGAATGATGGCAGCAGAACTTGGCCTTGATGAAAAGGCTGCAAGAAGAGGTGGTTTAATGCATGATATTGGAAAAGCTATATCTCACGAAGTTGGAGGATCTCATTCAAAAATAGGAGCAGAACTTGCAAAAAGATATGGAGAGCCAGATGTTGTAATTAATGCTATCCTTTATCATCATAATGATGAACCTGCAAGATATCCAGAAGCAGTATTAGTTGCAGCAGCAGATGCTTTATCAGCAGCAAGGCCAGGAGCAAGAAGAGAAGCTTTACAATCTTACATTAATAGACTTGAAAAAATAGAAGCAATAGTTAACTCATTTGAAAATGTAGAAAAATCTTTTGCAATACAAGCAGGTAGAGAAGTAAGAGTAATAGTAAATTCAGAAAAACTATCAGATGAAGAGGCATACTTACTTACAAAAGAAATAGCAAAAAGAATAGAAAATGAAGTAGATTTTCCAGGACAGATAAAAGTTACAACAATTAGAGAATCAAGATTTGTAGAAGTAGCTAAATAA
- the carB gene encoding carbamoyl-phosphate synthase large subunit, giving the protein MPKRTDINRILLIGSGPIIIGQAAEFDYSGTQGAKALKEEGYEVILVNSNPATIMTDPEIADKTYIEPLITPVLEKIIEKERPDAILPTLGGQTALNLAIDLYEKGILDKYNVKMIGANYDAIKKAEDRELFKEAMEKIGLKMPKSKVVNSMAEAIDVMDWIGFPVIIRPSFTLGGTGGSIAYNKDEFYAKVKAGLDASPIHEVLLEQSVIGWKEFEMEVMRDKNDNCVIICSIENLDPMGVHTGDSITIAPAMTLSDKEYQILRDYSVAVIREIGVETGGSNVQFSQNPETGEFYVIEMNPRVSRSSALASKATGFPIAKIAAKLAVGYTLDELPNDITKETPASFEPTIDYIVTKMPRFDFKKFPEADPTLTTMMKSVGEVMAIGRTFKESLQKALRSLELGRYGLYIGLEKEDDEKVRQKIIKPNEDRIWYIAEAFRRGWSIDEIHSLCHIDKWFLNQIKELVDFEKELAKKNLATITDEELEKAKKWGFSDRELARLLKTSEDNIRERRIPISYKVVDTCAAEFRAYTPYYYSSYESLSGKINEDGEVILYRDTEN; this is encoded by the coding sequence TTGCCAAAAAGAACAGATATTAATAGAATCCTACTAATTGGCTCAGGACCAATAATAATAGGACAAGCAGCAGAATTTGACTATTCAGGAACACAAGGAGCAAAAGCTTTAAAAGAAGAAGGATATGAAGTAATTCTTGTAAACTCAAATCCAGCTACTATAATGACAGATCCAGAAATAGCAGATAAAACATATATAGAGCCTCTTATTACACCTGTTTTAGAAAAAATAATAGAAAAAGAAAGACCAGATGCTATACTTCCAACTCTTGGAGGCCAAACTGCTTTAAATTTAGCAATAGACCTTTATGAAAAAGGTATTTTAGATAAATATAATGTAAAAATGATTGGTGCTAATTATGATGCTATAAAAAAAGCAGAGGATAGAGAACTTTTTAAAGAAGCTATGGAAAAAATTGGCTTAAAAATGCCTAAAAGTAAAGTTGTAAATTCCATGGCAGAAGCTATAGATGTAATGGACTGGATAGGATTTCCAGTTATAATCAGGCCTTCTTTTACCTTAGGTGGAACAGGTGGAAGTATCGCGTATAATAAAGATGAGTTTTATGCAAAAGTAAAAGCAGGACTTGATGCATCTCCTATACATGAGGTTCTTTTAGAACAGTCTGTAATTGGTTGGAAAGAGTTTGAAATGGAAGTAATGAGAGATAAAAATGATAATTGTGTAATTATATGCTCAATAGAAAATCTTGACCCGATGGGAGTACATACAGGAGATAGTATTACAATTGCTCCTGCAATGACTCTTTCAGATAAAGAATATCAGATATTAAGAGATTACTCTGTAGCAGTAATTAGAGAAATAGGCGTTGAAACTGGAGGTTCTAATGTTCAGTTTTCTCAAAATCCAGAAACTGGAGAGTTTTATGTGATAGAAATGAATCCAAGGGTTTCTCGCTCTTCAGCTTTAGCATCTAAAGCAACAGGTTTTCCTATTGCAAAAATAGCAGCAAAACTTGCAGTTGGATATACTCTTGATGAACTTCCTAATGATATTACAAAAGAAACACCAGCATCTTTTGAGCCAACTATAGATTATATAGTTACAAAAATGCCAAGATTTGATTTTAAAAAATTTCCAGAAGCAGATCCAACCCTTACAACAATGATGAAATCAGTTGGAGAAGTAATGGCAATAGGAAGGACTTTTAAAGAAAGTCTTCAAAAAGCATTAAGAAGTTTAGAACTTGGAAGATATGGACTTTATATTGGTCTTGAAAAAGAAGATGATGAAAAAGTAAGACAGAAAATAATAAAACCAAATGAAGATAGAATATGGTATATAGCAGAAGCTTTTAGAAGAGGTTGGAGTATAGATGAGATTCATTCATTGTGTCATATAGATAAATGGTTTTTAAATCAGATAAAAGAACTTGTTGATTTTGAAAAAGAGCTTGCGAAAAAAAATCTTGCAACAATTACAGATGAAGAACTTGAAAAAGCTAAAAAATGGGGATTTTCAGATAGGGAACTTGCAAGACTTTTAAAAACTTCAGAAGATAATATAAGAGAAAGAAGAATACCTATATCATATAAAGTGGTTGATACTTGTGCTGCAGAATTTAGAGCTTACACACCTTATTATTATTCTTCATATGAATCTCTTTCTGGAAAAATTAATGAAGATGGAGAAGTTATATTATATAGAGACACAGAAAACTAA
- the mqnC gene encoding cyclic dehypoxanthinyl futalosine synthase: MISLNKDTDFIFNKIQKGERITEEEALYLLENEELLNIGTIANYVRAKKHPDNIVTFVVDRNINYTNVCVAGCKFCAFQRRKSDSDAYVLDFDEIYRKIQELVDWGGTTLLMQGGLNPDLRLDFYVELFKGIKERFPQIHIHSLSATEINYISKLEKISIEETLKILKDAGLDSLPGGGAEILSDEVRVLISSNKTTTDQWLEVHETAHKLGMKSTATMMFGHVEKPKHIIEHLSNIRKLQDRSLENHKGYFTAFIPWTFQKGGTKLDFLEPATSVWYLKVLAVSRIFLDNFDNVQTSHVTQTMKVGPVGLHFGANDLGSTMIEENVVTSTGLPVSYPKPEKMAKIIKEAGFIPAQRDTYYNIVRYFDDIS, translated from the coding sequence ATGATTTCTTTAAATAAAGATACTGATTTTATATTTAATAAGATACAAAAAGGAGAAAGAATTACAGAAGAAGAAGCTTTATATCTTCTTGAAAATGAAGAACTTTTAAATATAGGAACAATTGCAAACTATGTAAGAGCAAAAAAACATCCAGATAATATAGTAACTTTTGTAGTAGATAGAAATATTAATTATACAAATGTATGTGTTGCAGGTTGTAAATTCTGTGCTTTCCAAAGAAGAAAATCAGATAGTGATGCATATGTTTTAGACTTTGATGAAATATATAGAAAAATTCAAGAACTTGTTGATTGGGGTGGAACAACTCTTTTAATGCAAGGTGGGTTAAATCCAGATTTAAGACTTGATTTTTATGTTGAACTTTTTAAAGGAATTAAAGAAAGATTTCCGCAAATACATATTCATAGCTTATCAGCTACAGAGATAAACTATATATCAAAACTTGAAAAAATATCTATAGAAGAAACATTAAAAATATTAAAAGATGCAGGACTTGATAGTCTTCCAGGAGGTGGAGCAGAAATATTATCAGATGAAGTTAGAGTTTTAATATCTTCAAATAAAACAACTACAGACCAGTGGCTTGAAGTACATGAAACAGCACATAAACTTGGAATGAAATCAACAGCTACAATGATGTTTGGACATGTAGAAAAACCAAAACATATTATAGAGCATCTTTCAAACATTAGAAAACTTCAAGATAGATCTCTTGAAAACCATAAAGGATATTTTACTGCTTTTATACCTTGGACATTCCAAAAAGGAGGAACAAAATTAGACTTTTTAGAACCAGCAACATCTGTTTGGTATCTAAAAGTTTTAGCAGTTTCAAGAATATTCTTAGATAACTTTGATAATGTACAAACCTCTCATGTAACCCAAACTATGAAAGTAGGACCAGTTGGCCTTCATTTTGGAGCAAATGATTTAGGAAGTACAATGATAGAAGAAAATGTAGTTACATCTACAGGCCTTCCTGTTTCATACCCAAAACCAGAAAAAATGGCAAAAATAATAAAAGAAGCAGGTTTTATACCAGCCCAAAGAGATACATACTACAATATAGTTAGGTATTTTGATGATATAAGCTAA